In the genome of Raphanus sativus cultivar WK10039 chromosome 4, ASM80110v3, whole genome shotgun sequence, one region contains:
- the LOC108851564 gene encoding uncharacterized protein LOC108851564, translated as MRSLLLHHPAILHTMATASSSSSLLFPSVSLNKLSSSRNAANTSLGFPVTRSRVVSMSLSTESQTAINDSLFAHYKPSSAFLFPGQGAQAIGMGQEAQSVAPAAELYKKANHILGYDLLDICVNGPKEKLDSTVISQPAIYVTSLAAVELLRVREGGEQIINSVDVTCGLSLGEYTALAFAGAFSFEDGLKLVKLRGEAMQDAADAAKSAMVSIIGLDSGKVQELCDAANQEVDDADRVQIANYLCPGNYAVSGGLKGIEVVEAKAKSFKARMTVRLAVAGAFHTSFMEPAVSRLEAALAATEIRSPRIPVISNVDAQPHADPDTIKKILARQVTSPVQWETTVKTLLSKGLKTSYELGPGKVIAGIFKRVDKSARVENINA; from the exons ATGCGCTCACTGCTGCTTCACCACCCTGCTATCCTGCACACCATGGCCACagcctcctcttcttcttccttgctCTTCCCATCAGTATCTCTCAACAAACTCTCCAGCTCCAGAAATGCTGCTAATACCTCCCTCGGATTCCCCGTCACGCGATCTAGGGTTGTTTCAATGAGCCTCTCCACTGAGTCCCAGACTGCAATCAACGACTCTTTGTTCGCCCATTACAAACCCTCCTCCGCTTTTCTCTTCCCTGGTCAG GGAGCTCAAGCAATAGGGATGGGCCAAGAGGCTCAGAGTGTTGCTCCAGCTGCAGAGTTGTACAAGAAAGCTAACCATATCTTGGG GTATGATCTTCTTGACATTTGTGTTAATGGACCTAAAGAGAAGCTTGATTCCACTGTCATTAGCCAG CCTGCTATTTATGTCACAAGTCTAGCAGCAGTTGAGTTGCTTCGTGTTCGTGAAGGCGGTGAGCAAATAATTAACTCGGTTGATGTGACTTGTGGTCTCAGCTTAGGAGAGTACACTGCTCTCGCATTTGCTGGAGCCTTCAG ctTTGAGGATGGGTTGAAGCTTGTAAAACTTAGAGGGGAAGCCATGCAG GATGCTGCGGATGCTGCTAAGAGCGCAATGGTTAGTATCATAGGGTTGGACTCAGGAAAAGTCCAGGAGTTGTGTGATGCAGCAAATCAAGAAGTAGATGATGCTGACAGAGTCCAGATCGCAAATTACTTATGTCCG GGTAATTACGCTGTATCTGGAGGTCTCAAAGGAATCGAAGTTGTTGAAGCCAAAGCCAAATCATTCAAGGCCCGAATGACG GTTCGTCTAGCAGTTGCTGGTGCTTTCCACACAAGCTTCATGGAACCAGCAGTGTCTAGATTAGAAGCTGCATTGGCTGCAACGGAGATCAGGAGTCCTAGGATCCCAGTGATCTCCAACGTCGATGCGCAGCCTCACGCAGATCCTGACACGATCAAGAAGATACTTGCACGCCAG GTTACATCTCCAGTCCAATGGGAGACAACAGTAAAGACACTCTTATCCAAGGGACTTAAAACTAGCTATGAATTGGGACCTGGAAag GTGATTGCAGGGATATTCAAGAGAGTAGATAAAAGCGCCAGGGTCGAAAACATTAATGCTTGA
- the LOC108849302 gene encoding uncharacterized protein LOC108849302 yields MATEASNDLRPIPQPPDFHPAVIVPSPQTNGLRFHQLMVAGSIAGSVEHMAMFPVDTIKTHMQAIRPCPIKPVGISQAFRSIIKTEGPSALYRGIWAMGLGAGPAHAVYFSFYEVSKKYLSRGNPNNSVAHAVSGVCATVASDAVFTPMDMVKQRLQIGNGTYKGVWDCVGRVMREEGFGAFYASYRTTVLMNAPFTAVHFATYEAVKRGLREVSPERVEEEEGWLVYATAGAAAGGLAAVVTTPLDVVKTQLQCQGVCGCDRFKSGSISDVFRTILKKDGYRGLARGWLPRMLFHAPAAAICWSTYETVKSFFQDVNGDTTTA; encoded by the exons ATGGCGACAGAAGCATCCAACGACCTCCGTCCGATCCCACAACCACCGGACTTCCACCCCGCCGTCATCGTCCCATCCCCCCAAACCAACGGACTCCGATTCCACCAACTCATGGTCGCCGGCTCCATCGCCGGCTCCGTCGAACACATGGCCATGTTCCCAGTCGACACCATCAAGACCCACATGCAAGCCATCCGTCCCTGCCCCATCAAACCCGTCGGAATCTCCCAAGCTTTCCGCTCCATCATCAAAACAGAGGGCCCATCCGCTCTCTACCGAGGCATATGGGCCATGGGCCTCGGCGCCGGCCCGGCCCACGCCGTCTACTTTTCCTTCTACGAAGTCTCCAAGAAGTATCTTTCCCGCGGGAACCCCAACAACTCCGTTGCCCACGCGGTCTCCGGCGTCTGCGCCACCGTGGCGAGCGACGCGGTGTTCACTCCGATGGATATGGTTAAGCAGAGGCTGCAGATCGGGAACGGGACTTACAAGGGGGTTTGGGACTGCGTCGGGAGGGTGATGAGAGAGGAAGGGTTTGGTGCTTTCTACGCTTCGTATAGGACGACGGTGCTTATGAACGCTCCGTTCACCGCCGTTCATTTCGCCACGTACGAGGCGGTTAAGAGGGGGTTGAGGGAGGTTTCTCCGGAGCgtgtggaggaggaggaagggtGGTTGGTTTACGCTACGGCGGGTGCTGCGGCTGGTGGGTTGGCGGCTGTTGTGACTACGCCGCTTGATGTTGTTAAGACACAGTTGCAGTGTCAG GGTGTATGTGGTTGTGACCGGTTCAAGAGCGGTTCGATAAGTGATGTGTTCCGTACAATATTGAAGAAAGATGGTTATAGAGGACTTGCTAGAGGATGGCTACCGAGAATGCTGTTCCATGCTCCAGCAGCTGCCATCTGCTGGTCCACTTACGAAACAGTCAAATCATTCTTTCAAGATGTCAATGGCGACACAACCACAGCTTGA
- the LOC108850879 gene encoding LOW QUALITY PROTEIN: laccase-3 (The sequence of the model RefSeq protein was modified relative to this genomic sequence to represent the inferred CDS: inserted 1 base in 1 codon) yields MESHRRFSFVSFIVLVAYFAFLASAELHVREFVIEPKPVKRLCRTHQSITVNGQFPGPTLEVRNGDSLAITVINRARYNISIHWHGIRQLRNPWADGPEYITQCPIRPGQSYTYRFTIEDQEGTLWWHAHSRWLRATVYGALIIYPRLGSPYPFSMPKRDIPILLGEWWDRNPMDVLRQAQFTGAAANVSDAYTINGQPGDLYRCSRAETVRFPIFPGETVQLRVINAGLNQELFFSVANHQLTVVETDSAYTKPFTTNVIMIGPGQTTNVLLTANQRPGRYYMAARAYNSANAXFDNTTTTAILEYINAPTRRGRGRGQIAPVFPVLPGFNDTATASAFTNRLRYWKRAPVPLQVDESLFFTVGLGLTNCSNPNSPRCQGPNGTRFAASINNQSFVLPRRNSIMQAYYQGMPGIFTTDFPPVPPVQFDYTGNVSRGLWQPVKGTKAYKLKYRANVQIVLQDTSIVTTENHPMHLHGYQFYVVGSGFGNFNPRTDPARFNLYDPPERNTVGTPPGGWVAIRFVADNPGAWFMHCHIDSHLGWGLAMVFLVENGRGQLQSVQAPPLDLPRC; encoded by the exons ATGGAGTCTCACCGGCGATTCTCCTTTGTATCCTTCATCGTCCTAGTTGCTTACTTCGCTTTTCTTGCTTCAGCAGAACTTCACGTCCGTGAATTTGTG ATCGAGCCAAAACCAGTGAAGAGGCTGTGCAGAACTCACCAAAGTATCACGGTGAATGGTCAGTTCCCTGGTCCAACGCTCGAGGTCAGGAACGGTGACTCTCTAGCAATCACTGTAATCAACAGAGCTCGTTACAACATTAGCATTCACTG GCATGGAATCAGACAGCTGAGGAATCCGTGGGCGGATGGTCCAGAGTACATAACACAGTGTCCGATCCGTCCAGGTCAAAGCTATACCTACAGATTCACAATCGAAGACCAAGAAGGTACTCTTTGGTGGCATGCTCATAGCCGCTGGCTTAGAGCCACCGTCTACGGTGCTCTTATCATTTACCCTCGTCTCGGTTCTCCTTATCCCTTCTCTATGCCTAAACGTGACATACCAATTCTTCTCG GGGAATGGTGGGATAGAAACCCAATGGACGTTTTGAGGCAAGCACAATTCACCGGAGCAGCAGCTAATGTCTCTGACGCTTACACAATCAACGGACAACCAGGCGATCTATACCGATGTTCACGGGCTGAAACAGTCCGTTTCCCAATTTTCCCTGGTGAGACGGTCCAGCTCCGTGTCATCAACGCTGGATTGAACCAAGAGCTCTTCTTCTCAGTCGCCAACCATCAGCTCACAGTTGTTGAAACAGATTCCGCCTACACAAAACCATTCACCACTAATGTCATCATGATCGGTCCCGGCCAAACCACTAACGTCCTCCTCACGGCAAACCAGCGACCCGGCCGCTACTACATGGCAGCTCGTGCCTACAACAGCGCAAACG CTTTCGATAACACAACCACAACTGCTATCTTGGAGTACATCAATGCTCCAACtcgacgtggccgtggccgtgGTCAAATCGCCCCAGTTTTCCCGGTTCTACCGGGATTCAATGACACTGCAACCGCAAGCGCTTTCACCAACCGTCTGCGGTACTGGAAACGAGCTCCAGTACCGCTTCAGGTGGACGAGAGCCTCTTTTTCACTGTCGGGTTGGGGCTAACCAACTGCTCCAACCCCAACAGTCCGCGTTGCCAGGGTCCAAACGGAACCCGGTTTGCGGCCAGCATAAACAACCAGTCCTTTGTGCTACCACGGAGAAACTCCATCATGCAAGCTTATTACCAAGGCATGCCTGGTATCTTCACGACTGACTTCCCACCCGTTCCACCAGTCCAGTTTGATTACACCGGTAACGTTAGCCGTGGCCTATGGCAACCCGTGAAAGGAACGAAAGCTTACAAGCTTAAGTACAGAGCTAATGTGCAGATTGTTTTACAAGACACGAGCATTGTCACGACTGAGAATCATCCCATGCATCTTCACGGGTACCAATTCTATGTTGTCGGGTCTGGTTTTGGGAATTTTAACCCGAGAACTGACCCCGCTCGGTTTAACCTGTATGACCCACCGGAGAGAAACACCGTTGGTACACCTCCAGGAGGTTGGGTTGCAATCCGGTTCGTTGCTGATAATCCAG GAGCATGGTTTATGCATTGTCACATTGATTCACATTTGGGATGGGGTTTAGCGATGGTTTTCTTGGTTGAGAACGGAAGAGGACAGTTGCAATCTGTGCAGGCTCCACCTTTGGATCTTCCAAGATGCTAA
- the LOC108807783 gene encoding putative BTB/POZ domain-containing protein At5g13600: MACLKLGSKSEVFHLSGHTWICSTGLKPDVVIQVQDQTFHLHKFPLLSRSGYLEALFSKASETMSSHAQLHDIPGGPDTFLLVANFCYGVRIEVTAENVVSLRCAAEYLQMSENYGNANLVYLTESFLTDDVLTNWEDSIRALESCCERKLLLLPIAEELGIVSRCVYSLAVKASYAAEEETSLFNWPISEVTVWNDIRQQTKSMSGSSNWWFNDVSSFLDFSIYKKFIQTVASRGVKSEVIAASVTHYAKRNLPLLGCSMHVGSSSSPEEGSISSSSYVDDVYYSHDDQRSLLEEIMELLPSEDRVASTRFLLRLLRTSMVLHASAVTRDNLERKIGVQLDEAALEDLLIPNVGYLRYSLRGGEFRTFFINMLRWGFKP; encoded by the exons aTGGCTTGCTTGAAACTTGGTTCCAAATCCGAAGTCTTTCATCTAAGTGGTCACACATG GATTTGCTCAACTGGTCTTAAACCCGATGTGGTGATCCAAGTACAAGACCAAACCTTCCACCTCCACAAGTTTCCGTTGCTGTCGAGAAGCGGATACCTAGAAGCTCTCTTCAGCAAAGCCTCCGAGACGATGTCGTCCCACGCTCAGCTCCATGACATCCCCGGCGGACCAGACACGTTCCTCCTCGTGGCCAACTTCTGCTACGGCGTGAGAATCGAGGTCACGGCCGAAAACGTCGTCAGCCTCAGATGCGCAGCAGAGTATCTACAGATGAGCGAGAACTACGGGAACGCGAACCTCGTCTACCTCACCGAGAGTTTCCTCACCGACGACGTGTTGACTAACTGGGAAGATTCCATCAGAGCCTTGGAGAGCTGCTGCGAGAGAAAGCTCCTCCTACTACCTATCGCCGAAGAGCTCGGCATTGTGTCTAGGTGCGTTTATTCTTTAGCCGTCAAGGCTTCTTATGCTGCGGAGGAGGAGACGAGTTTGTTCAACTGGCCGATCTCGGAAGTGACTGTCTGGAACGATATACGACAACAAACTAAGTCCATGAGCGGTAGTAGTAACTGGTGGTTCAATGATGTCTCATCGTTCCTCGACTTTTCGATTTACAAAAAGTTTATTCAAACCGTTGCATCGAGAGGCGTCAAATCTGAGGTGATAGCAGCGTCTGTTACGCACTACGCGAAACGGAACCTTCCTTTACTTGGTTGTTCTATGCACGTTGGTTCTTCGTCGTCTCCAGAGGAAGGTAGTATTAGTAGTAGTAGCTACGTTGATGACGTATACTACTCTCATGACGATCAGCGAAGTCTGCTCGAAGAGATCATGGAGCTGCTCCCTAGCGAAGATCGCGTCGCTTCGACGAGGTTCTTGCTCAGGCTTCTCAGGACATCGATGGTTCTGCACGCGAGTGCGGTCACTCGAGATAATCTCGAGAGGAAGATCGGTGTGCAGCTAGATGAAGCTGCTCTCGAGGATTTGTTGATACCGAACGTGGGATACTTGAGATACTCGCTTCGTGGTGGTGAGTTTCGTACGTTCTTTATCAACATGCTGAGATGGGGATTCAAACCATAA
- the LOC108851522 gene encoding E3 ubiquitin-protein ligase RHA1B has translation MGLPTDIKELEIPDYILKILYVISFFRDMIDALCPYIGLPHFLDDGVPRPGPIVPDNTASTLAYEVSPVVRFSDLQTDLDDCCTVCLSNFSYDDKVRQLPNCRHVFHDRCMDRWIVDCRKITCPNCRDRFLPAEYYARINSGFGSVWYMDESESTTIAI, from the coding sequence ATGGGTCTCCCTACGGATATTAAGGAGCTTGAGATTCCGGATTACATACTTAAGATACTTTACGTCATCAGTTTCTTCAGAGACATGATCGACGCTCTCTGTCCTTACATCGGTTTACCCCATTTTTTAGACGATGGCGTTCCTCGACCCGGCCCAATCGTACCCGACAACACGGCGTCGACTCTAGCTTACGAGGTTTCCCCGGTTGTTCGTTTCTCGGATCTTCAGACCGATCTCGACGACTGCTGTACGGTTTGTCTCTCCAACTTTTCATACGATGATAAAGTTAGACAGCTTCCGAACTGCCGACACGTGTTCCACGACCGCTGCATGGACCGTTGGATCGTTGACTGCCGTAAGATCACTTGTCCCAATTGTCGAGACCGGTTCTTACCGGCCGAATATTACGCGCGGATAAATTCcggttttggttcggtttggtacATGGATGAATCGGAAAGTACTACTATTGCCATCTAA